The genomic window TGGAAACAAAAACAAGCCCATAGTCCACGACCCAGATACACCTTCTCTTGCGGACTACGTCTTTATAGAAAGCACCTACGGAGACAGAAATCATAAAGGCTTTGAAGAATCAAAGGAAGAGCTACTTGATGCCATAAGGTACGCTATAGGAAAAGGTGGAAATGTGATAATTCCCTCTTACGCCCTTGAGAGAGCCCAAGAAATACTCTATGTGCTAAGGGAGTTTTACGAACAAGGCAGGCTTCCAAGGTGTGAAATCTTCCTTGACAGCCCATTAGCCATAAGCATAACAAAGCTCTTTACATCCCATCCAGAGTTTTACGACAGAGAAACCTACAGGGTCTTTTTGGAGAGAAATCCCTTTGAACTTCCCAACCTCCATTACACAAAGGAAGTGGAAGAATCAAAAGCCATAAACTCCATAAGCTCTGGTGCAATAATAATCGCAGGCTCTGGTATGCTTAACGGCGGAAGAGTGCTTCATCATCTTAAATACAACCTTTGGCGTGAAGAATGTGCCATCGTTTTTGTAGGTTATCAGCCTCGTGGAACCTTAGGAAGAAAGATAATAGAGGGTGCGGAAAGTGTAAGGATATTTGGAGAGGAGATAGCGGTTAGAGCAAAGGTTTTTACCATAAACGGCTTTTCTTCCCATGCGGACCAGCAGGGTCTTATTGAGTGGCTCTCTTACACCTCAAAGCCCAAGAGAGTGTTTTTAGTGCATGGAGAAGAGGAGAAAATGAAGGTCTTTAGCAAGGAAATAAAGGAAAAGTTGGGTTTTGAATCTCACATACCAGATTTTGGAGAAAACCTTGAGCTTTAGTCAAGCACCCTCACCGCTACTATAGATTTATATAAGTTTCTCAACCCGTCTCTTTCAAGGAGGTTTTTATAGATGCTGTTTACATGCCATTGAGACCCATCCTCCCTTCTTAGTTTATGAACCGCATGGTAGATAACTGGCTGACCTTCCTCAAAACCCCCGTATATCATTACATGACCTCTCATAAAAAGAAGCGTCCTAAAGGGTGGCAGGGCTCTGAGAGTTTCTTTAAACTCTTCGTAGCTACCAAAACCCTCCGCTACAAGCCTGCCTATCTGTGCCTGCTGAGAGGAGTTTCTTGGAAGCTCAAGTCCATATATGGCATAAAGGCTTTGCACCAAGGAAGAGCAATCCCACCTTCCCTCCTTTCCACCCCAATCGTAAGGTGTGCCAAGAAGACTGTCTAATATGGACTTAGTCCTTTTTTCGTTAAAGGCTATATAGCCTTCCTCAAGACCCTCTGTCCTTTTTATCCATACCCTCCTCTTGTCTGGAAGGACTACCTTGTAGATGTCTCCCTTCTTCTCTTCGTAGTAGACCTTTGAACCAAGTCCAAAGACAGTGCTATCTACCTTTACGCTTCCCTTGGTTACCACCAAAAAGGGCAGGCTCATAACTTTGAGAAGCTCATTTCTTTCCACAAAAACCACATCCTCTCTCCTTACCCAGCCTCTCATATAGGGTGCATGCGCGTATAACCACTTTCCACTCTTTGAGCTATGAAGTATAACCAAAGGAGTATGAGGCTCAAGAAGCGTATACTGGTTGTAGTCTATTCTTGGGTTTCCCTTATGAACCACCGCATCGCTCGGATACATACGCATATTGGTCCTTCTTAGGGTCCAGCCATACCCCACAGAAACCTCCTCTGGTATGGCAGAGAGGTTAGCCTCCTCCATAAAACTCTCAAGGTCCTTTTCTGTAAAAAACCTCTCTCCTATGAAAAGCCTGCCCTCTGGAAGCCTGTCCTGAGTCATCCAATCTCTTATCTGTTCTCCTCTTAGCCTTTGTGGAAACTCTTCTATTCTTTTCATGTATTCTATAAGTCTGTAGGACTGCTCGTTTATTTCTGCTTTATCAAAGGCAAAGGAAAGGTTAAGAAGGACAAGAAGTATGAGAAGTCTCACACTTGCCTCCTAAAGCCTCCTTTAAAAACCTCTTCTATCCAGCCAAAGCATATACGATAATTCTCTTCAACTCTTTTCTCAAGTTTTTGGAGAAACCTCAAAAGCTCTTCCCTTTCCTCTTTGCTCATTTTTGGGATGCTTTTCATGATATTTTCCAACTCCTCCCTTAAGGCTTCTGGCTTAAAAGGGTCAAGAGAAAGCCTTTCTAACTCTTTGAGTTTTTCCTTAAGGTTTTCCACAGTTATGTATTATAATGAAGGTCATGAGAAAATGCGTATTAGGACTTGGTGTAATTCTGTCAGTGGTTGCCTTTTCACCCGCTCAGCAGGTTAATCCCTTTCTCGTGCCAGAAAGGGCAAACTCACGCATAAATGCTAGCGTCCAAATAGCCAGGCTACTAAAAGACATGGGTTATAACCGCATTGCAGTGGTCTACATGGAAACCTCAGACCTGTGTGCTCTCTTTTCTGCTTCTTTGGTAGCTTCCTTGAGGACTTTGGGTGTGGAAGCCTACTATGTAAAGGGTGGAGAGGGTCTTGAGGATAGGCTCAAACTGCTTCAGCCCTTTCATGTTTACATGGCTTATTTTGGAGAAAGACCTCACGAAGAGGTGCAAAGCCAGTTTAACCAGGACCTAAAGAGGGTGCTAAAATATCAGGAAAAACCAAGCCTTGTGCTTCAACCCTCCCTTTTGGGTTTAGGTTTTGTAAGTGGTATACTCGCAGATGAAACCTTGTCCTACAGCTTGGAAAACCATCCTATGCTTAGCTTTGTCTTTGAGGAGGGAAGGGTAAAACCTGCGAGGGTGGTTATAAAGGACTTTGAAGTAAAAGTTTCTGTGCAAGAGCCAAAGGCACCACAAAAACAACAACCAACCAGACAGAGGAGAAAGTGAGGCTCTTTGCCCTTTTGCTCTTTATAGCCTTTACCTTCTCACAGGAGAAACTTTTCCACCTAATGGGGACATACGCCCTTATTGAACTTCCTCAAGGTAAAGAGTATGAAGCCTATAGATACATGAGAAGCCTTGAGGAGAAGCTCTCTGACTACTTGGAAGGCTCTGAGGTCTCTCAGATAAACCAAAAGGCTGGCAAGGGTTGTG from Hydrogenobacter sp. T-8 includes these protein-coding regions:
- a CDS encoding SH3 domain-containing protein, with the protein product MRLLILLVLLNLSFAFDKAEINEQSYRLIEYMKRIEEFPQRLRGEQIRDWMTQDRLPEGRLFIGERFFTEKDLESFMEEANLSAIPEEVSVGYGWTLRRTNMRMYPSDAVVHKGNPRIDYNQYTLLEPHTPLVILHSSKSGKWLYAHAPYMRGWVRREDVVFVERNELLKVMSLPFLVVTKGSVKVDSTVFGLGSKVYYEEKKGDIYKVVLPDKRRVWIKRTEGLEEGYIAFNEKRTKSILDSLLGTPYDWGGKEGRWDCSSLVQSLYAIYGLELPRNSSQQAQIGRLVAEGFGSYEEFKETLRALPPFRTLLFMRGHVMIYGGFEEGQPVIYHAVHKLRREDGSQWHVNSIYKNLLERDGLRNLYKSIVAVRVLD
- a CDS encoding MBL fold metallo-hydrolase RNA specificity domain-containing protein; translation: MKVIPYGGAKTVTGSCFYVEARGLKLLIDCGMFQGLEERKNREPFPFDPKEIDYLVLTHAHIDHCGRIPLLVREGFKGKIISTEPTAKLARLMLLDASKVMYENYKTALKKLQRTGKVPEPPLYEEYDVLEAMELFKIRLAYGQEYRLSKGISLKLRDSGHILGSAFVELEVYEDKRHKRIIFSGDLGNKNKPIVHDPDTPSLADYVFIESTYGDRNHKGFEESKEELLDAIRYAIGKGGNVIIPSYALERAQEILYVLREFYEQGRLPRCEIFLDSPLAISITKLFTSHPEFYDRETYRVFLERNPFELPNLHYTKEVEESKAINSISSGAIIIAGSGMLNGGRVLHHLKYNLWREECAIVFVGYQPRGTLGRKIIEGAESVRIFGEEIAVRAKVFTINGFSSHADQQGLIEWLSYTSKPKRVFLVHGEEEKMKVFSKEIKEKLGFESHIPDFGENLEL